One genomic region from Rutidosis leptorrhynchoides isolate AG116_Rl617_1_P2 unplaced genomic scaffold, CSIRO_AGI_Rlap_v1 contig117, whole genome shotgun sequence encodes:
- the LOC139881131 gene encoding DEAD-box ATP-dependent RNA helicase 15-like: MMFSATLSKEIRPVCKKFMQDPMEIYVDDEAKLTLHGLVQHYIKLSELEKNRKLNDLLDALDFNQVVIFVKSVNRASELNRLLVECNFPSICIHSGMSQEERLTRYKGFKEGHKRILVATDLVGRGIDIERVNIVINYDMPDSADTYLHRVGRAGRFGTKGLAITFVSSASDTDVLNQVQERFEVDIKELPEQIDTSTYSIALVMHRGLFRSIDDYKALEEWSEDGSVQNLTTFQLLWLVTINFSVKAEAASFLSWTTKQSAIIDFWVLAGRSAIKVRAFSLVGLLLSFWFFHWFDSWELICFFWKISVWLLGKPPFEDICF, encoded by the exons CCTATGGAAATATATGTCGACGACGAAGCGAAATTGACCCTTCATGGTCTTGTCCAG CACTACATCAAACTGAGTGAGTTGGAGAAGAACCGCAAGCTAAATGATCTCCTTGATGCACTGGACTTCAATCAAGTTGTTATCTTTGTCAAAAGTGTGAATAGAGCTTCTGAGCTAAACAGGTTGCTTGTGGAGTGTAATTTCCCATCTATTTGCATCCACTCTGGCATGTCTCAAGAAGAAAG GTTGACACGTTACAAAGGTTTCAAGGAGGGCCATAAGAGAATTCTTGTGGCTACAGATTTGGTTGGTCGTGGAATAGATATTGAGAGGGTCAATATTGTCATCAACTATGACATGCCAGACTCTGCTGATACTTATCTGCACAGG GTTGGTAGAGCTGGCAGGTTTGGGACAAAAGGTCTGGCCATAACTTTTGTTTCATCTGCTTCAGACACTGACGTCCTTAATCAG gtcCAAGAGAGGTTTGAGGTGGACATTAAGGAGCTTCCTGAGCAGATTGATACTTCAACCTACAGTAT TGCCCTCGTGATGCATAGAGGTTTGTTTAGATCAATAGACGACTACAAGGCTTTGGAGGAGTGG TCGGAGGATGGAAG TGTTCAAAATCTCACTACTTTTCAGTTACTGTGGCTGGTCACAATCAACTTCTCTGTGAAGGCTGAAGCGGCTTCCTTCCTAAGTTGGACAACAAAACAAAG TGCGATCATAGATTTTTGGGTTTTGGCTGGACGATCGGCTATCAAGGTTAGAGCTTTTTCTCTCGTTGGTTTATTATTGTCGTTCTGGTTCTTTCATTGGTTTGATTCATGGGAATTGATTTG TTTTTTTTGGAAAATCTCTGTATGGTTGCTCGGAAAGCCACCATTTGAGGATATTTGCTTCTAA
- the LOC139881142 gene encoding LOW QUALITY PROTEIN: RNA-dependent RNA polymerase 6-like (The sequence of the model RefSeq protein was modified relative to this genomic sequence to represent the inferred CDS: inserted 1 base in 1 codon) — translation MEAEGDKFVVTQVSFGGFDRDVTAKDLLKFLEEEIGLIWRLRLKNSWTPLESSPNFDVTNLDEIQREDDYKKVEPHAFVHFASNESATRARDKAGQTELFFNNRALKVRMGPENSARSNTRRSEIVPFRFPDVQLEIGTWADQESFLVGWKGPPTGVDFLVDPFDGSCRFCFSQEVAFKFKGINKYAVINCNFKIEFLARDIHQIKQYQCSTSLGLMLQLTSAPRICYRTADDDIAEPFPFETLDDDDPWIRTTDFTPGGAIGRCNSYKVSIRPRHGLKLKKAMTYLKERRVQVDALRKKLNVKNEPEFGKPMSDHFFSIHHKEGISFEVMFLVNAVMHKGIFNQHQLLDEFYDLLRKQPREINVAALRHIWSYKNPVFDASRRLNRVQKWLLDNPKYVCRPAQIDDLVEVHRLIITPSKAYCLPPEVQLSNRVLRHYKEVSDRFLRVTFMDEAMQSMNPSVFTSFVAPILRDISSNAYHQKTLVHDRVKSIMMDGFYLCGRKYSFMAFSSNQLRDRSAWFFAEDKTYKITEILKWMGKFSNRNVAKFAARMGQCFSSTYATVEVPSEVVNFDLPDIERNNYVFSDGIGKITPELSMEVXKKLKLDMDPPSAYQIRFAGCKGVIAIWPEKEDGKQLSLRPSMTKFASEHRTLEICSWTRFQPGFLNRQIVTLLSALDVSDEIFWSMQESMVRMLNQMLVDPHAAFDVLSSSCADQGNTAAMMLSAGFMPQTEPHLRGMLTCIRAAQLWGLREKTRISVSSGRWLMGCLDELGILEQGQCFIQVSSPSLEKCFAKHGSKFANMKYNRKVVKGHVAVAKNPCLHPGDVRILEAVDVPDLHHLYDCLIFPQKGDRPHANEASGSDLDGDLYFVTWDENLLPPRKESFIPMMYDGGEAKSLRREVAHQDIKRFFLEHMVNENLGAICNAHVVLSDRSKYGALDDNCIKLAELAAIAVDTPKTGKQVTMPHHLKPKLYPDFMGKEDHQSYKSTKILGRLYRQVKGAYDEGISASSDMTFIPSDIPYDLSLDVPGSAEFIKDAWDKKCSYDGQILGLLDQYKVKREEELVTGHIWSMPKYSSKKQGDLKEKLQHSYALLRKEFRQKFEEMEDPESFEKLSDEEKNAIFERKASAWYQVTYHPEWVKRSLKSQDPEDGAADDVRILSFPWIACDYLVRIKMRSQDMDKLDFSKPLNSLARYLAGLI, via the exons ATGGAAGCAGAAGGTGACAAATTTGTAGTGACTCAAGTTAGTTTCGGTGGTTTTGATAGAGATGTCACAGCAAAAGATCTTCTGAAATTCCTGGAAGAAGAAATTGGCCTCATTTGGCGCCTCAGACTGAAGAACTCGTGGACCCCACTAGAGTCCTCTCCAAACTTTGATGTTACAAACCTTGATGAAATCCAAAGAGAAGACGACTACAAGAAAGTGGAGCCACATGCATTTGTGCATTTTGCATCTAATGAGTCAGCAACCCGTGCCAGAGATAAGGCTGGGCAAACTGAGCTATTTTTCAATAATCGAGCATTAAAAGTTAGAATGGGGCCTGAAAATTCAGCACGATCGAACACAAGGAGGAGCGAAATTGTTCCATTCAGATTCCCTGATGTGCAACTCGAGATTGGTACCTGGGCTGACCAGGAGTCATTCCTTGTTGGTTGGAAAGGACCTCCTACTGGAGTTGATTTTTTAGTCGATCCATTTGATGGATCATGCAGATTCTGTTTCTCTCAGGAAGTTGCTTTCAAATTCAAAGGCATTAACAAATATGCAGTCATAAATTGCAACTTCAAGATAGAGTTCCTTGCGAGAGACATTCACCAGATCAAGCAATACCAATGCTCGACCTCTCTAGGTCTCATGCTGCAGCTAACATCAGCCCCTCGGATATGTTATAGAACTGCCGACGATGACATCGCAGAGCCGTTTCCCTTTGAGACGTTGGATGATGATGATCCCTGGATAAGGACTACTGACTTCACACCTGGTGGAGCAATCGGTCGGTGCAATTCATATAAAGTTTCCATCCGTCCACGCCATGGTTTGAAGTTAAAGAAAGCTATGACATACCTGAAAGAAAGAAGGGTTCAGGTGGACGCCCTTAGAAAGAAGCTTAACGTGAAGAACGAACCTGAGTTTGGGAAGCCCATGTCTGATCATTTCTTTTCGATTCATCATAAAGAAGGGATATCTTTCGAGGTAATGTTCTTGGTAAATGCTGTTATGCATAAGGGAATATTCAATCAGCACCAATTATTGGATGAATTTTACGATCTTCTGAGGAAGCAACCTAGGGAAATCAATGTAGCTGCGTTGAGGCATATTTGGTCTTATAAAAATCCAGTGTTTGATGCTTCCAGGAGGCTGAATCGCGTTCAAAAATGGCTATTGGATAACCCTAAGTATGTTTGTAGACCTGCTCAGATAGACGATCTTGTGGAGGTTCATCGCTTAATAATCACTCCATCAAAAGCTTATTGTCTTCCACCCGAAGTTCAACTCTCCAATAGGGTCCTGAGGCATTATAAAGAGGTTTCTGATCGATTTTTAAGAGTTACGTTTATGGATGAAGCCATGCAGTCGATGAATCCAAGTGTTTTTACGTCATTTGTTGCTCCGATTCTAAGGGATATCTCATCAAATGCATATCATCAGAAAACACTCGTGCATGATAGAGTGAAATCCATTATGATGGATGGGTTTTACTTATGTGGCCGAAAGTATTCTTTTATGGCCTTTTCATCCAATCAGTTGAGGGATCGATCTGCCTGGTTTTTCGCAGAGGACAAGACTTACAAAATCACAGAAATATTGAAGTGGATGGGGAAGTTCAGCAATAGAAATGTCGCCAAATTTGCTGCGAGGATGGGGCAGTGTTTCTCATCCACTTATGCCACTGTGGAGGTTCCATCAGAGGTGGTGAATTTCGATCTTCCCGACATAGAACGGAACAACTACGTGTTTTCCGATGGCATTGGGAAAATCACCCCAGAACTTTCAATGGAAG GCAAAAAATTGAAACTTGATATGGACCCTCCAAGTGCATACCAGATCAGATTTGCCGGCTGCAAGGGTGTCATTGCCATTTGGCCGGAAAAAGAGGACGGGAAACAGCTTTCATTGAGGCCAAGCATGACCAAGTTTGCTTCCGAACACCGAACATTAGAGATATGCTCATGGACGAGGTTTCAACCCGGTTTTCTGAACCGGCAAATCGTAACTTTGCTTTCGGCATTAGATGTTTCAGATGAAATATTCTGGTCAATGCAGGAATCGATGGTCAGAATGCTAAACCAGATGCTTGTGGATCCCCATGCCGCGTTTGATGTCCTGAGCTCGTCTTGTGCTGACCAAGGAAATACAGCAGCAATGATGCTAAGTGCTGGTTTCATGCCACAAACTGAACCTCATCTACGAGGTATGTTGACTTGCATCAGGGCAGCCCAACTTTGGGGCCTCAGGGAAAAGACAAGAATCTCAGTTTCTTCAGGTAGGTGGTTAATGGGATGCTTGGATGAGCTCGGGATTTTGGAACAAGGTCAATGCTTTATCCAGGTCTCTTCTCCTTCTCTGGAGAAATGTTTTGCAAAGCATGGCTCAAAATTTGCTAATATGAAATATAATCGTAAAGTGGTAAAAGGACACGTGGCTGTTGCAAAGAATCCTTGCCTCCACCCTGGGGATGTACGGATTCTGGAAGCAGTTGATGTCCCTGATTTGCACCATCTGTACGATTGCCTCATCTTCCCTCAGAAGGGAGATCGCCCTCACGCAAATGAAGCTTCTGGAAGTGATCTTGATGGTGACCTCTATTTTGTTACTTGGGATGAAAATCTTCTCCCTCCAAGGAAAGAGAGTTTTATACCAATGATGTATGATGGTGGAGAAGCCAAATCTCTGAGGCGCGAAGTTGCGCATCAG GACATAAAGAGATTTTTCTTGGAGCACATGGTGAATGAGAACCTGGGAGCCATATGCAATGCGCATGTGGTTCTCTCTGATCGGAGTAAATATGGTGCTTTAGATGATAACTGTATCAAACTTGCTGAGCTGGCAGCCATCGCTGTTGACACGCCCAAGACCGGGAAGCAGGTGACAATGCCACATCATCTAAAGCCAAAACTGTATCCAGATTTTATGGGAAAAGAGGACCACCAATCGTACAAGTCCACAAAAATTCTCGGAAGGCTGTATCGACAAGTCAAAGGTGCGTACGATGAAGGCATCTCTGCTTCCTCAGACATGACTTTTATTCCCAGTGATATTCCTTATGACTTGTCCCTAGACGTTCCTGGTTCTGCTGAGTTTATAAAGGATGCCTGGGACAAAAAATGTTCATATGATGGACAAATCCTTGGTCTTCTCGACCAATACAAGGTAAAGAGGGAGGAAGAGCTTGTAACTGGACATATATGGTCGATGCCAAAATATTCGAGCAAGAAACAAGGTGATCTCAAGGAAAAGCTCCAACATTCATACGCTCTCTTGAGGAAAGAATTCAGGCAGAAGTTTGAGGAGATGGAAGATCCAGAAAGTTTTGAGAAACTTTCTGATGAAGAAAAGAATGCGATTTTTGAAAGGAAGGCGTCGGCTTGGTATCAGGTTACTTATCATCCCGAATGGGTGAAGAGATCTTTGAAATCGCAAGATCCTGAAGATGGTGCTGCTGATGACGTCAGAATCTTGAGTTTTCCCTGGATTGCATGTGATTATCTTGTGAGGATCAAGATGAGGAGCCAAGATATGGACAAACTTGACTTTTCCAAGCCACTTAACTCACTAGCAAGGTATCTAGCAGGTCTGATATGA
- the LOC139881138 gene encoding ethylene-responsive transcription factor SHINE 2-like: protein MVHSKKFRGVRQRQWGSWVSEIRHPLLKTRIWLGTFETAEAAAKAYDQAAILMNGQNAKTNFPVPTKKDNSNNLNFVEHGKSDIQNDYPLPPKALAELLNAKLKKCCKDLSPSLTCLKLDNDNAHIGVWQKRAGSRASSNWVMRVDLGDRKKLENNNSLVVLPESPPESFESSLINDQIVDDDRVIAKDVGIGMDEEDRNAMHMIEELLNWNCPDTSLNN from the exons ATGGTACATTCTAAGAAGTTCAGAGGTGTTAGGCAACGCCAGTGGGGCTCTTGGGTATCCGAAATTCGCCATCCTTTGCT AAAGACTCGGATATGGCTAGGAACGTTCGAGACAGCTGAGGCGGCGGCAAAAGCATACGACCAAGCAGCGATCCTAATGAACGGACAAAATGCAAAGACGAATTTCCCGGTCCCGACAAAGAAAGATAATAGTAATAATCTCAATTTTGTCGAACACGGCAAATCGGACATCCAGAATGATTATCCCTTGCCTCCCAAGGCACTCGCTGAGTTATTGAATGCAAAGCTAAAGAAATGTTGCAAGGATCTTTCTCCATCTCTCACTTGCTTGAAGCTTGACAATGACAATGCCCATATCGGCGTTTGGCAGAAACGTGCCGGCTCACGTGCAAGCTCTAATTGGGTCATGAGGGTTGACTTAGGAGAC AGGAAGAAGTTGGAAAATAATAATTCCCTAGTAGTTCTGCCTGAATCTCCACCGGAATCCTTCGAGTCGTCTCTAATTAACGATCAGATTGTCGACGATGATCGAGTAATAGCCAAGGACGTCGGAATCGGAATGGATGAAGAAGATAGAAATGCAATGCATATGATAGAAGAATTGCTTAATTGGAATTGTCCCGACACTTCACTTAATAATTGA
- the LOC139881132 gene encoding uncharacterized protein, whose amino-acid sequence MRPAGEALLVIATWLCLEEMGYSNIFETLIQKDLHTLSCITEEATSILNCLQFKPVKPVLLGNDGVLILTTNLTSKLLTIRMISLNSSFQAIKDDEWSNENDDRIWRWNPALGVCADDRTMFLTFSKGFPVIEEELRELFTKKFGDCIDKVEMQKTNDNQQTLFAKLVLHSTITIDLILMDEPKAKFKINKKHVWARKYDRRGRH is encoded by the exons ATGAGGCCCGCCGGTGAAGCGTTACTTGTGATAGCCACATGGCTGTGCCTCGAAGAGATGGGCTATTCAAACATATTTGAGACATTGATCCAAAAGGATTTACATACTCTAAGTTGCATCACTGAGGAAGCAACTTCAATATTGAATTGCCTCCAATTCAAACCTGTTAAACCAGTTCTATTAGGAAATGATGGTGTTTTAATACTAACAACAAATCTAACTAGTAAGTTGTTAACTATTAGAATGATTTCTTTAAACAG TTCTTTCCAAGCAATAAAGGATGATGAATGgtctaatgaaaatgatgatagaaTTTGGAGGTGGAATCCTGCTTTGGGTGTTTGTGCGGATGACCGGACAATGTTTCTCACATTCTCAAAGGGATTTCCGGTGATCGAGGAAGAACTCCGAGAATTATTTACGAAGAAGTTCGGTGATTGCATAGACAAAGTAGAAATGCAAAAAACTAATGATAATCAACAAACCTTGTTTGCGAAGCTCGTCCTTCACTCCACCATCACTATCGACCTTATTTTGATGGACGAGCCCAAAGCAAAGTTTAAGATCAACAAAAAACATGTTTGGGCTCGAAAATACGACCGTCGAGGTCGTCACTAA
- the LOC139881133 gene encoding uncharacterized protein has translation MVEDRCEFCLDKTESLCHIFYDCVWAILMWNIMSLDWIEEHAFASFSDCLNDIFSKISDDELKTFLVVCWWIWSNRNKSIIEHTCARVDSCKIAIQKWLLENRMLDHAFTNPVKQHHAEWPTVWKKPDVGWTKINYDASFRYDSYEKRYGLVVCNSHGQVVHAESGCLGMVEDAFQAETLALQRAVTWAASMELNLVVFEGDCQLLFKEVVSQ, from the coding sequence GTCTGGATAAAACTGAATCTCTTTGTCATATTTTCTATGATTGTGTATGGGCAATATTGATGTGGAATATCATGAGTCTTGACTGGATTGAGGAACATGCATTCGCCAGCTTCTCAGATTGCCTTAATGACATTTTCTCAAAAATATCAGATGATGAGCTAAAGACTTTCCTTGTTGTTTGTTGGTGGATCTGGAGTAATCGAAACAAGTCTATCATTGAACACACTTGTGCTCGAGTGGATAGTTGCAAAATAGCTATTCAGAAGTGGTTACTGGAAAACAGGATGTTGGATCATGCTTTTACTAATCCTGTTAAACAACATCATGCTGAGTGGCCTACTGTTTGGAAGAAACCTGATGTGGGATGGACTAAAATTAACTACGATGCTTCTTTCCGTTATGACTCTTATGAAAAAAGGTATGGATTGGTAGTGTGCAACTCTCATGGGCAGGTAGTTCATGCTGAATCAGGCTGTCTTGGTATGGTGGAAGATGCATTTCAAGCCGAGACCTTGGCATTGCAGCGTGCTGTAACTTGGGCTGCAAGCATGGAGCTAAATCTAGTTGTTTTTGAAGGTGATTGCCAGTTATTGTTCAAGGAAGTCGTTTCTCAGTGA